A stretch of Fusarium poae strain DAOMC 252244 chromosome 2, whole genome shotgun sequence DNA encodes these proteins:
- a CDS encoding hypothetical protein (TransMembrane:3 (o120-139i160-181o221-241i)~BUSCO:40922at5125) has protein sequence MVDFKSETIHKVSEKVADKVHDTTERVGGLLDQAEAGKIPGTKGHHPVSAVIGTALTGGMGNAGTKGYLAAYIKELEDNPLRTKMLTAGTLAGTQELFASWLAKDRNKHGNYFTARVPKMAAYGALVSAPLGHFLIWALQKAFKGRTSLRAKILQILVSNLIIAPIQNSVYLVAMALIAGARTYHQVRATVKVGFWKVMRVSWITSPICLAFAQKFLPDQLWIPFFNIVSFIIGTYINTITKKKRLAALRKKHFGDDRRSNAGDMRPGRPDDYPPPGMGGPNPPY, from the exons ATGGTCGACTTCAAGAGCGAAACCATTCACAAGGTTTCGGAAAAAGTGGCAGATAAGGTGCATGATACCACCGAGAGGGTTGGCGGCCTGCTTGATCAGGCCGAGGCTGGCAAGATTCCCGGTACCAAGGGTCACCATCCTGTCTCTGCCGTCATCGGCACAGCGTTGACTGGTGGTATGGGCAATGCTGGCACCAAGGGCTACCTGGCG GCCTACATCAAGGAGCTGGAAGATAACCCTCTCCGAACCAAGATGCTCACTGCTGGTACTCTTGCTGGTACACAAGAGCTCTTCGCTTCATGGCTCGCTAAGGACCGCAACAAGCACGGCAACTACTTCACTGCTCGTGTACCCAAGATGGCCGCCTATGGCGCTCTTGTCAGCGCCCCTCTGGGCCACTTCCTGATCTGGGCACTCCAGAAGGCTTTCAAGGGCCGCACCAGCTTGCGTGCCAAGATTCTACAGATTCTTGTCAGCAATCTTATC ATTGCTCCCATCCAGAACAGTGTTTACCTGGTCGCTATGGCTCTCATCGCCGGTGCCCGCACCTACCACCAGGTTCGCGCCACCGTCAAGGTTGGCTTCTGGAAAGTCATGCGCGTCTCATGGATCACTTCTCCCATCTGCCTGGCTTTCGCCCAGAAGTTCCTTCCTGACCAGCTCTGGATTCCTTTCTTCAACATTGTGTCTTTCATCATTGGCACATACATCAACACAATtaccaagaagaagcgccTTGCAGCTCTCCGTAAGAAGCACTTCGGCGACGACCGCCGGTCCAACGCTGGCGACATGCGCCCAGGCCGCCCCGACGACTACCCTCCTCCTGGTATGGGCGGTCCCAACCCTCCTTACTAA
- a CDS encoding hypothetical protein (BUSCO:45515at5125) — protein MSRKGVGLAAFDRSRLTSAQFASHGSSLRANNAQALETQLAVFRSLLQQFANTHARDIRSDPAFRAQFARMCAAIGVDPLASSNSNSSADGSSIWAQLLGKTVNDFYFELAVRIVEVCGATRGENGGLIGLADLRERVAAGRMDGADPIADDDVRRAVQTLAPLGGAYAVVRVGRKEYVRSVPRELNDDQVSVVEAAQVLGYVSVGMLRDNLGWDRARARTVIDDLVAGGMLWVDKQTKGEWEYWSPSFMTEAAGPEEGG, from the coding sequence ATGTCTCGCAAAGGCGTAGGCCTGGCGGCATTTGATCGTTCACGCCTCACATCAGCGCAGTTCGCCTCTCATGGCTCCTCCCTCCGCGCCAACAACGCCCAGGCTCTCGAAACCCAGCTCGCCGTCTTCCGTTCCCTCCTGCAGCAGTTCGCCAATACACACGCCCGCGACATTCGCTCCGATCCCGCATTTCGAGCCCAATTCGCGCGTATGTGCGCTGCTATCGGTGTAGATCCCCTagccagcagcaacagcaacagcagtgCCGATGGGAGCTCTATATGGGCCCAGTTGCTGGGAAAGACGGTCAACGATTTCTACTTTGAGCTTGCCGTGCGGATTGTTGAGGTCTGTGGTGCTACGCGGGGAGAGAACGGAGGTCTTATCGGTTTGGCCGATCTAAGAGAGCGCGTTGCTGCTGGGCGGATGGATGGCGCTGACCCTATcgctgacgatgatgttcgACGCGCTGTGCAGACCCTTGCTCCCCTGGGCGGCGCATATGCTGTTGTACGTGTCGGTCGCAAGGAGTACGTGCGCAGTGTACCTCGTGAGCTCAACGACGACCAAGTCTCGGTTGTCGAGGCCGCACAGGTCTTGGGATACGTGAGTGTGGGTATGCTGAGGGATAACTTGGGCTGGGATAGAGCCCGCGCCCGAACTGTGATAGATGATCTTGTTGCGGGAGGTATGCTATGGGTCGATAAGCAGACAAAGGGTGAATGGGAATATTGGAGCCCTAGTTTCATGACTGAGGCAGCTGGTCCTGAGGAGGGAGGCTGA